A genomic segment from Lignipirellula cremea encodes:
- a CDS encoding ABC transporter substrate-binding protein: MRLHTPANRYPATSPTLRRRDCCSRSGWSLLRSCGLQFALRVGLLSALLVSLAAGLGMAQGPPKAPPSGLLLDGSPYDYLQLPDKDGVPFEVHIEALDKPPAVGAQTLVYVLFPEVDTPRRMLKWEKRDDYIYRNWPTLLMEEAKDLIRQNETTKAYSNLLYLKTNFPETPGLDEAFKEFLYLDIIQMAKEKRYAESLSSLEQLFRRDPEYRSASGPAQSAMLAALISRMTDNLYEEKRYPAMRVFLYRIQNEYVGNRSAAAKLPDVAAAVTRQLDILLEDAKKGVEQARTLLAGKQFQAARLEARKAQGIWPEVPGVGELLQEIADTERVIHVGVSQPVRQLDPVSINDWGARRVGRLTLRTLLRFVGQGADGGEYMSPLGAVEWDEDARLLSFLLRRNDSPLEGRASTPLEISQRLLDLANPAASAYYPQWARLLQSVSIENADKLVAQIRFQHVHPRALLKRLVTPRAESLSESEALDGLYVIEKDSGDELLLQANPDYAGAGERLRILETVYPTASDAYVALKRGEIDLCDRLFPADAARLHQEPSSASQVMLGRYDLPTLHMLVPNDRSPHMQRKTFRRAIEYGLNRQVVLEQNLLGGRELPGCRVLSGPFPIEVPNNVGLGYAYDDRIMPREWEPKLAIMLAQLAERELAQLAKARNETVPERTTLVLAHPATEVARIASGAFAEQLSAIGIKVVTKELPPGVYNDPERDYDLLYAEISMSEPLVDARAVFGENGVAPFSGPYIDLALRRLDEAPNWDHARRRLNDLHRIVASDIAVIPLYQVMEHFAYHRSLQGITQRRLNLYDEVDNWRLRPLEVATVSSP, translated from the coding sequence ATGCGTTTGCACACTCCCGCCAATCGATACCCTGCGACTTCGCCGACGCTGCGTCGCCGCGACTGCTGCTCGCGGTCGGGCTGGTCGCTGCTTCGCTCTTGCGGTTTGCAATTCGCCCTGCGGGTCGGTTTGCTGTCTGCGCTGCTGGTCAGCCTGGCTGCCGGGTTGGGAATGGCCCAGGGCCCGCCGAAGGCGCCCCCTTCCGGGCTGCTGCTCGATGGCAGTCCGTACGATTATCTACAGTTGCCCGACAAGGACGGCGTCCCCTTCGAAGTCCATATTGAAGCGCTCGACAAACCGCCGGCGGTTGGCGCCCAGACCCTGGTGTACGTACTGTTTCCGGAAGTCGATACGCCGCGACGGATGCTGAAATGGGAAAAGCGTGACGACTACATTTACCGCAACTGGCCGACGCTGCTGATGGAAGAGGCCAAAGACCTCATCCGCCAGAATGAAACCACCAAGGCCTACTCCAATCTGCTCTACTTGAAAACCAACTTTCCAGAAACGCCCGGACTGGACGAAGCGTTCAAGGAGTTCCTGTACCTCGACATTATCCAGATGGCCAAGGAAAAGCGGTACGCCGAATCGCTGTCGTCGCTGGAGCAGTTATTCCGACGCGACCCTGAGTACCGCTCTGCCTCGGGCCCCGCCCAGAGTGCGATGCTGGCGGCCCTCATTTCGCGCATGACCGACAACCTGTACGAAGAAAAACGCTATCCGGCCATGCGTGTTTTCCTCTACCGGATCCAGAACGAATATGTCGGCAACCGTTCCGCCGCAGCCAAACTTCCCGACGTCGCCGCCGCCGTCACCCGCCAGCTGGACATCCTCCTGGAAGACGCCAAAAAAGGGGTCGAACAGGCGCGCACTCTGCTGGCCGGCAAACAGTTCCAGGCTGCCCGCCTGGAGGCCCGCAAGGCCCAGGGTATCTGGCCTGAGGTTCCCGGCGTGGGAGAACTACTGCAGGAGATCGCCGATACGGAACGCGTCATTCATGTGGGCGTCAGCCAGCCAGTCAGGCAGCTGGATCCCGTCAGCATCAATGACTGGGGCGCCCGCCGCGTGGGCCGGCTGACCCTCCGCACGCTGCTTCGCTTTGTCGGCCAGGGAGCGGACGGCGGAGAATACATGTCGCCCCTGGGAGCCGTGGAATGGGATGAAGACGCCCGACTGCTTTCCTTCCTGCTCCGCCGGAACGATAGTCCCCTGGAAGGCCGCGCCAGCACGCCTTTGGAAATATCCCAGCGTCTGCTCGACCTCGCCAACCCTGCGGCGTCCGCCTACTATCCGCAATGGGCCCGCCTGCTGCAGTCGGTTTCGATTGAGAATGCGGACAAGCTGGTCGCCCAGATCCGGTTCCAGCATGTCCATCCACGGGCCCTGCTGAAAAGACTCGTCACCCCGCGGGCGGAGAGCCTTTCCGAAAGCGAAGCGCTCGACGGCCTGTACGTGATCGAAAAAGACTCGGGCGATGAACTGCTCCTGCAGGCCAACCCGGACTACGCCGGCGCCGGCGAACGGCTCCGCATTCTGGAAACGGTTTACCCGACCGCATCCGACGCTTACGTCGCGCTCAAGCGGGGCGAGATTGATCTGTGCGATCGCCTGTTCCCCGCCGACGCTGCGCGGCTGCACCAGGAGCCGTCGTCCGCCAGCCAGGTGATGCTGGGACGTTACGACTTGCCGACCCTGCATATGCTGGTGCCGAATGATCGCTCCCCGCACATGCAGCGGAAAACGTTCCGCCGGGCCATCGAGTACGGCTTGAATCGGCAGGTAGTGCTGGAGCAGAATCTGCTGGGCGGCCGCGAGTTGCCGGGCTGCCGCGTGCTGAGCGGCCCCTTTCCGATCGAAGTGCCCAACAATGTCGGTCTGGGCTACGCCTACGACGATCGGATTATGCCGCGTGAATGGGAGCCGAAGCTGGCCATCATGCTGGCCCAACTGGCGGAACGGGAGCTGGCCCAGCTGGCCAAGGCCCGGAACGAAACCGTGCCGGAACGCACAACGCTGGTCCTGGCGCATCCGGCCACTGAAGTCGCCCGCATCGCCAGCGGCGCCTTTGCCGAGCAGCTCTCGGCCATCGGCATCAAGGTCGTCACGAAAGAACTGCCGCCTGGCGTGTATAATGATCCGGAGCGGGACTACGACCTGCTGTATGCGGAAATTTCCATGTCAGAGCCGCTGGTCGACGCCCGCGCCGTATTTGGTGAAAACGGCGTAGCGCCGTTTTCCGGCCCGTACATTGACCTGGCGTTGCGCCGGCTGGACGAAGCGCCCAACTGGGACCATGCCCGGCGGCGGCTGAACGACCTGCATCGAATAGTGGCCAGCGATATCGCCGTGATCCCGCTGTACCAGGTGATGGAGCACTTCGCTTATCATCGCTCGCTGCAGGGGATCACCCAGCGACGATTAAACCTGTACGACGAAGTTGATAACTGGCGGCTGCGTCCTCTCGAAGTCGCCACGGTTTCCAGTCCCTGA
- a CDS encoding outer membrane protein assembly factor BamB family protein: protein MSASQFLDALAEQGLLEEKVLAKLRKQVASSAREIPPKEVAALLIDKGHLTPFLAKKILSSLPPDTSAVEDLSATEEMPVVPPQGGGEQPVTPPGKGEQPLAPPPAPGKQPAAEQPLAGPPQAAGGKQPAAEQPLAGPSKAAPAPTAQPPVGDEDDLTLRPEDDDLTPLEDDDLTPIGDDDLTPIGDDDLTPIGGDDLTPIGGDYLVPVSGDDLTPMGDGLTPLPSSGLTPLPQGGGSSGLTPLPSGPSGLDYAEDPFANQGQQQSRPEPSRGTSAKKKPRESQWESPLLFGGGLLLLVLIVSGGFLGYAMLRGNSTEMLEHAEQLYSQQSYSQAIEAYDEFLEAFPSDPKAGLARVHRGMAALRNDVENKSEMLDALHTAQKILPEIEVEEELSLAHPELAGLLPTIAEGFVAQAQATAGADESEKHILNAKAAIELVNNGAYMPTSVRKNQENRIERILEDIRREEREISRDRELVTALAAIEKAVEANDTPAAYEVRKQLIRAFNDLETNEQLDAAVHAISERERDLVQVKPQSLEPQPVAPSPALSQIMLVSRSGEGLTGVDGQVVAATVNGVAYGFRAGDGGLLWRRPVGLDSEFQPLRVSAQPGADLLLVDTRDNSLLRVQAASGEVVWGLPIGERFLPPIVTPDSAVLTTPGGKIMTVDLQTGTSSVVAQLPQGTPTPAGYSDQRPQLYQTGEHSNLYVLSPQDLRCREVFYLGHKAGAVVTPPVVQKGYLFVADNAGSDYSLLHVLETNTNGLELKAAQPPIRLPGKVLAPPQIYNRNVLVVTDLGAIFLFEVDGARIGSPAKAVVESVPRMKTSLLNYPVAAEGKVWVADRRLSSFDILVARGQLSTARIGFQEDVFVAPLQMINDAVVHVRRKRNSPAFSVAASRDPLADPVWEVNLAPLAGLPIFSPKVNGYLALSAEGRRFQLPAPLPGGFSSETYNITKGDLPSDTPFAYSVPVNDDTIAYASSDRGDLILVSEVAQGEVRLRKRLLTAPKSAPPTPPLPFAGGMLSPNSSGQVFLFNAAQGDDLATPFQPPVAPGALVQWRRPALLSDTLFAIADDRKKIYLVEVSDDARKSLVEKKLIDTGASIVSPLAAIDASLFGVLRGGSSDILTSYELPSLKLANEHDLGDRVTWGPYVLDNTLLLTTSGAELLRFDAASKLLWKTPNPFGPPLGEPLLLPGGDLLLATAKGDIWRVAAADGNLVAHVALQEPIAAPPKLLDTGLLLTGPDGVVYLLPVPGP, encoded by the coding sequence ATGTCCGCCAGCCAGTTTCTTGATGCTCTTGCCGAACAAGGCTTGCTCGAAGAGAAGGTGCTTGCCAAATTGCGCAAGCAGGTCGCCTCCTCTGCGCGCGAGATCCCCCCCAAGGAAGTCGCCGCCTTGCTGATCGATAAGGGGCACCTTACGCCGTTCCTGGCAAAAAAAATCCTCAGCTCGTTGCCGCCCGATACGTCCGCTGTCGAAGACCTTTCCGCGACGGAAGAAATGCCGGTCGTTCCGCCCCAAGGGGGTGGGGAACAACCCGTAACGCCGCCCGGCAAAGGGGAGCAACCCCTGGCGCCGCCTCCTGCCCCCGGCAAACAGCCTGCGGCCGAACAACCTCTTGCCGGACCTCCCCAGGCAGCCGGCGGCAAGCAGCCTGCGGCCGAACAACCCCTGGCCGGACCCTCCAAAGCGGCCCCCGCCCCGACCGCCCAGCCGCCTGTCGGCGATGAAGACGATCTCACCCTCCGCCCCGAAGATGATGATCTCACCCCGCTGGAAGACGACGACCTGACCCCGATCGGCGACGACGATCTCACGCCCATCGGCGATGATGATCTGACTCCGATCGGCGGCGACGATTTAACCCCCATCGGCGGCGACTACCTGGTCCCGGTCAGCGGCGACGATTTGACTCCCATGGGCGATGGGCTGACGCCGCTTCCTTCCTCGGGACTGACGCCATTGCCCCAGGGCGGCGGGTCTTCGGGCCTGACGCCGCTGCCTTCGGGACCGTCGGGGCTTGACTATGCCGAGGATCCGTTTGCGAACCAGGGACAGCAACAATCGCGGCCTGAACCGTCGCGCGGCACATCCGCCAAGAAAAAACCTCGCGAAAGCCAGTGGGAATCTCCTTTGCTCTTTGGCGGCGGGCTGTTGCTGCTGGTGCTGATTGTGTCCGGCGGATTTCTCGGTTACGCCATGCTTCGCGGCAATTCCACCGAAATGCTGGAGCACGCCGAGCAGCTTTACTCGCAGCAATCCTACTCGCAAGCGATTGAAGCCTACGACGAATTCCTGGAAGCATTCCCCAGCGACCCGAAAGCCGGCCTCGCCAGGGTGCATCGCGGCATGGCTGCGCTGCGCAACGACGTTGAAAACAAATCGGAAATGCTCGACGCTCTCCACACCGCGCAGAAGATCCTCCCCGAAATCGAAGTCGAGGAAGAGCTCTCTTTGGCCCACCCGGAACTGGCCGGTCTGTTGCCCACCATTGCTGAAGGGTTTGTCGCCCAAGCCCAGGCGACGGCGGGAGCGGATGAATCCGAGAAGCACATTTTGAATGCTAAAGCGGCCATCGAACTGGTAAATAACGGCGCCTACATGCCGACCTCGGTGCGCAAGAACCAGGAGAATCGCATCGAGCGGATCCTGGAAGATATCCGCCGCGAAGAACGAGAAATCAGCCGTGATCGGGAACTGGTCACCGCCCTGGCCGCGATCGAAAAAGCCGTCGAGGCGAACGATACGCCCGCCGCCTACGAGGTCCGCAAGCAGCTGATTCGCGCTTTTAACGATCTGGAAACCAACGAACAGCTCGACGCCGCGGTGCACGCCATCAGCGAACGTGAGCGGGACCTCGTCCAGGTCAAACCCCAGTCGCTGGAACCGCAGCCCGTCGCACCGTCCCCTGCCCTGTCCCAGATCATGCTGGTCAGCCGCAGCGGCGAAGGACTCACAGGCGTCGACGGCCAGGTCGTCGCGGCGACGGTCAACGGCGTCGCTTACGGCTTTCGCGCTGGCGACGGCGGCTTGCTCTGGCGTCGACCGGTCGGACTGGATTCCGAGTTCCAGCCGTTGCGGGTTTCGGCCCAGCCTGGGGCCGATTTGCTGCTGGTGGATACCCGGGACAACTCCCTGCTCCGCGTCCAGGCGGCCAGCGGCGAGGTCGTATGGGGGTTGCCGATTGGCGAGCGGTTCCTGCCCCCGATCGTCACGCCGGACTCTGCCGTGCTGACCACGCCGGGCGGAAAAATCATGACGGTCGACCTGCAGACGGGAACGTCGTCGGTCGTCGCCCAACTGCCCCAGGGAACGCCCACGCCTGCCGGCTACAGCGATCAGCGACCCCAGCTATACCAGACAGGCGAACACTCCAACCTGTATGTGCTTTCGCCGCAGGATCTGCGCTGTCGCGAAGTGTTTTACCTGGGCCACAAAGCGGGCGCTGTGGTCACGCCGCCGGTTGTGCAGAAAGGTTATCTGTTTGTCGCCGACAATGCCGGCAGCGATTACAGCCTGCTGCATGTGCTGGAAACGAACACCAACGGACTCGAGCTGAAAGCGGCCCAGCCGCCGATCCGCCTGCCGGGCAAGGTGCTGGCGCCGCCGCAGATTTACAATCGGAACGTGCTGGTGGTGACCGACCTTGGCGCCATTTTCCTGTTTGAGGTCGATGGCGCTCGTATCGGTTCGCCCGCCAAGGCGGTGGTGGAATCGGTGCCCCGCATGAAGACGTCGCTGCTGAATTACCCGGTGGCGGCGGAAGGGAAAGTCTGGGTCGCCGACCGTCGACTATCGAGCTTTGACATTCTGGTCGCCCGCGGCCAGCTTTCGACGGCTCGCATCGGCTTTCAGGAGGACGTCTTTGTGGCGCCTTTGCAGATGATCAACGATGCGGTGGTTCATGTCCGGCGGAAGCGGAATTCGCCTGCCTTTAGCGTCGCCGCTTCCCGCGATCCACTGGCTGACCCGGTCTGGGAAGTAAATCTGGCGCCGCTGGCCGGGTTGCCCATTTTTTCCCCCAAGGTCAACGGGTATCTGGCCCTGTCCGCCGAAGGCCGCCGGTTCCAGTTGCCGGCCCCGCTACCCGGCGGTTTCTCCAGTGAAACGTACAACATCACCAAGGGCGATCTGCCCAGCGATACGCCGTTTGCTTATTCTGTTCCCGTCAACGACGACACTATCGCCTACGCCAGCAGCGACCGCGGCGATCTGATCCTGGTCAGCGAAGTCGCCCAGGGAGAAGTCCGCCTGCGAAAGCGATTGCTGACCGCCCCCAAAAGCGCGCCGCCCACGCCGCCGTTGCCATTCGCCGGAGGCATGTTATCCCCCAACAGCAGCGGCCAGGTGTTCCTGTTTAACGCCGCCCAGGGGGACGATCTGGCGACTCCTTTCCAGCCGCCCGTGGCGCCGGGGGCCCTGGTGCAGTGGCGCCGGCCCGCGCTGCTTTCCGACACCCTGTTCGCGATTGCCGATGATCGGAAAAAGATCTACCTGGTCGAAGTCTCCGACGACGCCCGCAAGTCGCTTGTCGAAAAGAAGCTGATCGACACTGGGGCCTCTATCGTTTCTCCACTGGCGGCGATCGACGCCTCGCTGTTTGGCGTCCTCCGCGGCGGGTCGAGCGACATTCTGACCAGCTACGAATTGCCGTCGCTGAAACTGGCGAACGAACACGATCTGGGCGATCGCGTCACCTGGGGTCCTTACGTCCTGGACAACACACTCCTGCTTACCACCAGCGGCGCCGAACTGCTTCGTTTTGACGCGGCCTCGAAGCTCTTGTGGAAGACTCCCAACCCGTTCGGCCCTCCCCTGGGCGAACCGTTGTTATTGCCCGGCGGCGATCTGCTGCTGGCGACCGCCAAAGGGGATATCTGGCGGGTGGCCGCCGCCGACGGCAACCTGGTGGCGCATGTCGCCCTGCAGGAGCCGATCGCTGCTCCGCCGAAGCTCCTGGACACCGGCCTGTTGCTGACCGGTCCCGACGGCGTGGTGTATCTCCTTCCCGTGCCTGGTCCCTGA
- a CDS encoding ExbD/TolR family protein, which translates to MNCPRCHERVYVPRADEAAITETWQGDDGPSLTDIAASRSNSDTLPGIDPKELAESLAAFEQAVGGFDPASETAASATRSSDTAATENSASQERAAESPSESLPFASPASQERFPIADDHANYDDHDDDPPSEEYVSFGEEDRRAGESEMDMTPMVDVTFLLLIFFMVTAAFSLQRSLELPSPENNEPSTQTRSMEELENDPDYVIVRVDFYNTYQVLTPDWEEEAPSKQDLLRLLRRARGEGSNPTSLMVIANGEAYHAKVVDAIDAGAEVGMNKVQLVTVEEDDE; encoded by the coding sequence GTGAATTGCCCTCGCTGCCATGAACGGGTCTATGTTCCGCGGGCCGACGAAGCGGCCATCACGGAAACCTGGCAAGGCGACGACGGCCCTTCACTGACAGATATCGCGGCCAGTCGGTCCAACTCCGATACGCTGCCCGGAATCGATCCTAAGGAACTGGCCGAGTCGCTCGCCGCGTTTGAGCAGGCGGTCGGCGGCTTTGACCCCGCGTCGGAAACAGCCGCGTCCGCAACACGATCATCAGATACAGCTGCAACCGAAAACTCCGCATCCCAGGAACGGGCGGCGGAATCGCCGAGCGAGAGCCTGCCTTTCGCATCCCCCGCCTCCCAGGAGAGGTTTCCCATCGCCGACGACCACGCCAATTACGACGACCACGACGACGATCCCCCCAGCGAAGAATACGTTTCCTTCGGCGAAGAGGACCGTCGTGCAGGCGAGTCCGAAATGGACATGACCCCGATGGTCGATGTTACCTTCCTGTTGCTGATCTTTTTCATGGTGACGGCCGCGTTCAGTCTGCAACGCTCCCTGGAGCTTCCCTCGCCGGAAAACAACGAACCCAGCACGCAAACGCGCTCAATGGAAGAACTGGAAAACGACCCTGATTATGTCATTGTCAGGGTCGACTTCTACAATACTTACCAGGTGCTGACGCCCGACTGGGAAGAAGAGGCCCCCAGTAAACAGGATCTGCTGCGCCTGCTTCGCCGGGCTCGCGGCGAAGGCAGCAACCCCACTAGTCTGATGGTCATCGCCAACGGCGAGGCGTACCACGCCAAAGTCGTCGACGCGATCGATGCCGGGGCCGAAGTCGGAATGAATAAAGTGCAGTTAGTCACGGTCGAAGAGGACGACGAATAG
- a CDS encoding ExbD/TolR family protein translates to MASAPDEIDDDAIDIHKRDEVQALFRRRRAMDDAEMDITPMIDITFLLLIFFLVAAKIESTTGVDLPEAKYGVPVAAKDSVIVTVASAPDGSAVVYLGDAIDPQYRVNSGDPADQRRALAEYVDKELNGSTAKHHVLIKADGALKHREVAKVLATIGGAVELEILHVAVLEK, encoded by the coding sequence ATGGCGAGCGCACCCGACGAAATTGACGACGACGCAATTGATATCCACAAGCGGGATGAAGTCCAGGCTTTGTTCCGTCGCCGTCGCGCCATGGACGACGCCGAGATGGATATCACGCCGATGATCGACATCACGTTTTTGCTGCTGATCTTTTTTTTAGTCGCCGCCAAAATTGAAAGCACCACGGGCGTCGATCTGCCCGAAGCCAAATACGGCGTGCCCGTCGCCGCCAAGGATTCTGTCATTGTCACCGTCGCCAGCGCTCCCGACGGGTCGGCCGTGGTATACCTGGGCGACGCCATCGACCCGCAGTATCGGGTCAACTCCGGGGATCCGGCCGACCAGCGCCGGGCCCTGGCCGAATACGTTGACAAAGAGTTGAACGGGAGCACCGCCAAACACCATGTCCTGATCAAGGCCGACGGCGCGCTGAAACATCGCGAAGTCGCCAAAGTCCTGGCGACGATCGGCGGCGCCGTGGAGCTTGAGATTCTCCATGTTGCTGTCCTTGAGAAGTAA
- a CDS encoding MotA/TolQ/ExbB proton channel family protein produces MPEGISVFEIVANSIYLALALIALWGAYCVMIVWMRVSAKRFKSEEKQTQFLEEVELPLSRRDYNSVVELCEGDSRAMPQLILMAVENRQMGYNKVRQFVIDRFQRDVLADLEYRLSWVNTVIKSAPMIGLLGTVVGMMGAFAQLATADQVKAEDLASDIQVALITTACGLSIAIPLVLCTASINVRIRKMEDLVAFGLSRFFDAFRASMKREP; encoded by the coding sequence ATGCCAGAAGGCATTAGCGTATTTGAAATTGTCGCCAATTCGATCTACCTTGCCCTGGCGTTGATTGCGCTCTGGGGGGCGTACTGCGTGATGATCGTCTGGATGCGTGTCTCGGCGAAGCGCTTCAAAAGCGAGGAAAAGCAGACGCAGTTCCTCGAGGAAGTCGAGCTCCCGCTGAGCCGCCGCGACTACAATAGCGTGGTCGAACTGTGCGAGGGCGATTCGCGGGCCATGCCGCAGTTGATCCTGATGGCGGTCGAGAACCGCCAGATGGGCTATAATAAAGTCCGGCAATTCGTGATCGACCGTTTCCAGCGCGACGTACTGGCCGACCTGGAATACCGCCTGAGCTGGGTCAACACCGTGATCAAGAGCGCCCCGATGATCGGGCTGCTGGGAACGGTGGTCGGGATGATGGGCGCCTTTGCCCAGCTGGCGACCGCCGACCAGGTCAAGGCGGAAGACTTGGCGTCCGACATTCAAGTCGCCCTGATCACGACCGCCTGTGGGTTGTCGATTGCGATTCCGCTGGTGCTGTGCACCGCCAGCATTAACGTCCGCATTCGAAAAATGGAAGACCTGGTGGCCTTTGGACTGTCCCGCTTTTTTGACGCATTCCGGGCGTCGATGAAGAGAGAACCGTAG
- the nth gene encoding endonuclease III, which produces MTPDSFAVGDAPPDPVRVQEIVRLLKQHYDDAECALHFETPFQLLAAVILSAQCTDERVNMVTPELFRRYPTAEKLARGRQATVERIVHSTGFFRNKAKNLIGCAQRLVSHHGGTPPLTMQEMLLLPGVARKTANVVLGVAYGIASGVVVDTHVLRLSRRLGLTASTTPEKVENDLRAILPQSEWIMFSHRLIHHGRRLCKARKPLCAECPLQNLCPQTGVS; this is translated from the coding sequence ATGACGCCAGACTCTTTTGCTGTGGGCGACGCTCCTCCCGACCCGGTCCGGGTGCAGGAGATCGTGCGCCTGCTCAAACAGCATTACGATGATGCAGAGTGCGCGTTGCATTTTGAAACGCCGTTCCAGTTGCTGGCGGCCGTGATTCTGTCGGCCCAATGCACCGATGAGCGGGTGAACATGGTGACGCCGGAACTGTTCCGCCGATATCCGACGGCCGAGAAACTGGCCCGCGGCCGCCAGGCCACCGTGGAGCGGATTGTCCATTCGACCGGATTTTTCCGGAACAAGGCGAAAAACCTGATCGGCTGCGCCCAACGACTGGTTTCCCATCATGGCGGAACGCCTCCCCTTACCATGCAGGAAATGCTGCTCTTGCCGGGCGTCGCTCGGAAAACGGCGAACGTGGTGCTGGGTGTAGCGTACGGCATCGCCTCGGGAGTGGTCGTCGACACCCATGTGCTGCGGCTCAGTCGTCGACTAGGACTGACTGCCAGCACGACGCCGGAAAAAGTCGAAAACGACCTGAGAGCCATTTTACCCCAGTCCGAGTGGATCATGTTTTCGCACCGGCTGATCCATCATGGGCGACGCCTTTGCAAGGCCCGCAAGCCCTTGTGCGCCGAGTGCCCGTTACAAAACCTTTGTCCCCAGACAGGCGTGTCATGA
- the dcd gene encoding dCTP deaminase, with the protein MILSGEEIRSRMGDDIHIDPFDERLLNPNSYNLTLHNELLCYEEVVLDMRRPNRVRRRTIPPEGLVLNSNQLYLARTIERTETHNLVPMIEGRSSIGRLGLFVHVTAGFGDVGFCGYWTLEMFAVQPVRIYAGVPICQIFYHEILGDVREYVSDKYQHNTDIQPSMLFKEFGDQADFDEMQLRLEFGAEDPRKEH; encoded by the coding sequence ATGATTCTTTCCGGCGAAGAGATCCGCAGCCGGATGGGAGACGATATCCATATCGATCCCTTCGACGAGCGGCTTCTGAATCCGAACAGCTACAACCTGACGCTGCATAACGAACTCCTTTGTTACGAGGAAGTCGTTCTCGACATGCGCCGGCCCAACCGCGTGCGGCGCCGCACGATCCCGCCGGAAGGGCTCGTGCTGAACTCCAACCAGCTGTACCTGGCCCGTACGATCGAACGGACGGAAACGCACAATCTGGTGCCGATGATCGAAGGCCGTTCCTCGATCGGCCGGCTGGGGCTGTTTGTGCATGTGACGGCCGGCTTTGGCGACGTCGGTTTTTGCGGCTACTGGACGCTGGAAATGTTCGCCGTGCAGCCGGTCCGGATCTACGCCGGCGTGCCGATCTGCCAGATCTTCTATCACGAGATCCTCGGCGACGTGCGGGAATACGTGAGCGACAAATACCAGCACAACACCGACATCCAGCCCAGCATGCTCTTCAAAGAATTCGGCGACCAGGCCGACTTTGACGAAATGCAGCTGCGCCTGGAATTTGGCGCCGAAGACCCGCGAAAGGAACACTGA
- a CDS encoding GPO family capsid scaffolding protein codes for MKEALADELPQGLQGIRSKQSQRDYTPQQAFALLQHFFALLQQAFASLQQAFASLQQALASLQQAFASLQQAFASLQQAFASQQASFFSQQAGFGSALQQAFASQQASFFSQQAGFGSAAQQTFVSQQASFCVQQSGAVAPALSRLDARKDKLRNEPVIQELNIETSPGKNIFMANRRETAASDRRSGAEN; via the coding sequence ATGAAAGAAGCCCTTGCGGACGAACTTCCGCAAGGGCTCCAGGGGATCAGGTCAAAGCAAAGCCAGCGCGACTACACTCCGCAGCAAGCCTTCGCCTTGTTGCAGCACTTTTTCGCTTTGTTGCAGCAGGCTTTCGCTTCGTTGCAACAGGCCTTTGCTTCGTTGCAGCAGGCTCTCGCTTCGTTGCAGCAGGCCTTTGCTTCGTTGCAGCAGGCCTTTGCTTCGTTGCAACAGGCTTTCGCTTCGCAGCAGGCGAGCTTCTTCTCGCAACAAGCCGGTTTCGGGTCGGCGTTGCAACAGGCTTTCGCTTCGCAGCAGGCGAGCTTCTTCTCACAACAGGCCGGTTTCGGGTCGGCGGCGCAACAGACTTTCGTTTCACAGCAGGCGAGCTTTTGCGTGCAGCAATCGGGCGCCGTGGCGCCGGCGCTGAGCAGACTCGATGCCAGGAAAGACAAGCTAAGAAACGAACCAGTAATCCAGGAACTCAACATAGAAACTTCTCCAGGGAAGAATATCTTCATGGCGAATCGGCGCGAAACGGCAGCGTCAGACAGACGCTCCGGCGCCGAAAATTAA